A part of Longimicrobium sp. genomic DNA contains:
- a CDS encoding threonine synthase — MTDVIPPGGASHLECTRCGARHESEVPHRLSPCCEKPLYPRYDLEAVGRRLRREDLAGRSADLWRYAELLPVRDPAHAIRLGEGWTPLVEAPRLAARLGVARLWVKDEGQNPTASFKARGLCLAVSRAKELGITEVALPSAGNAGSATAAYAAAAGMRAHVVVPRDTPGPILEEMRALGADLELLDGLITDCAVRVAEGAREHGWFDLSTLKEPYRVEGKKTMGYELAEQLGWTLPDVIVYPTGGGTGLVGMWKAFDEMERLGWIGPERPRMVSVQAAGCAPIVRAWEEGTEDAAPWADAHTYASGLRVPRAVGDFLILEAVRASGGAAVAVADEEMRRWTPVVGGDTGIFCAPEGAATAAAVARLREAGAVRPEDSVVLFNTGSGLKYVGM, encoded by the coding sequence ATGACGGACGTGATCCCCCCCGGCGGCGCCTCGCACCTGGAGTGCACGCGCTGCGGCGCGCGCCACGAGAGCGAGGTGCCGCACCGGCTCTCGCCCTGCTGCGAGAAGCCGCTGTACCCGCGCTACGACCTGGAGGCGGTGGGGCGGCGGCTCCGGCGCGAAGACCTGGCCGGGCGCTCCGCCGACCTCTGGCGCTACGCCGAGCTCCTCCCCGTGCGCGACCCCGCCCACGCCATCCGCCTGGGCGAGGGATGGACGCCGCTGGTCGAGGCGCCCCGGCTGGCGGCGCGGCTCGGCGTCGCCCGGCTCTGGGTCAAGGACGAGGGGCAGAACCCCACCGCCTCGTTCAAGGCGCGCGGGCTCTGCCTGGCCGTCTCGCGCGCGAAGGAGCTGGGGATCACCGAGGTGGCGCTGCCGTCGGCCGGGAACGCGGGGAGCGCCACCGCGGCGTACGCCGCCGCCGCGGGGATGCGCGCCCACGTGGTGGTCCCCCGCGACACTCCCGGGCCGATCCTGGAGGAGATGCGCGCGCTCGGCGCCGATCTGGAGCTGCTGGACGGGCTCATCACCGACTGCGCGGTGCGCGTGGCCGAGGGCGCGCGCGAGCACGGCTGGTTCGACCTCTCCACGCTCAAGGAGCCGTACCGCGTCGAGGGGAAGAAGACGATGGGGTACGAGCTGGCCGAGCAGCTCGGCTGGACGCTCCCCGACGTGATCGTCTACCCCACCGGCGGGGGCACCGGGCTGGTGGGGATGTGGAAGGCGTTCGACGAGATGGAGCGCCTGGGGTGGATCGGGCCCGAGCGCCCGCGGATGGTGTCGGTGCAGGCCGCCGGGTGCGCGCCGATCGTGCGCGCCTGGGAAGAGGGGACGGAGGACGCCGCGCCGTGGGCGGACGCGCACACCTACGCGTCGGGGCTCAGGGTGCCGCGCGCCGTGGGCGACTTCCTGATCCTGGAGGCGGTCCGCGCCTCCGGCGGCGCGGCCGTGGCCGTCGCCGACGAGGAGATGCGCCGCTGGACCCCCGTCGTCGGCGGCGACACCGGGATCTTCTGCGCCCCCGAGGGCGCCGCCACCGCCGCCGCCGTCGCCCGCCTGCGCGAGGCCGGCGCGGTCCGCCCCGAAGACTCCGTCGTCCTCTTCAACACCGGCAGCGGCCTCAAGTACGTCGGGATGTAG